The sequence GGTGGCATTTCATCTCTATGAATTGAATGTTGAAATGATTTTCCAAAagttaaagattttaatgtTCTTGGTAACCATGGTTCACCTTTTGTGTCACTTAACGAttgattaaattcattacTAAAATTAATGGATGTTAGACTATTACCAATAATGTTACGGGTTAATTGTTGATCAAAATAGGTAAATTTAATGGATTTACAAGTATCTGGTATCCAATGATCTACTAGTATAATATCTGAACAATTCATCTCTATCTTTTCTGCAGTTGATGGCATTGGACAACAATTTGAGATATTTTGTTGGTGGTTGTTATTCTCATCAGAATTCGATATGttggaattattaaaataatttctatATTTATATGTTGAAATATTATGTCCCCCTATATCAATGCTATAAATGATTCtgattattatatattctaagatgaaataaaatttgatccctgataaatatatttccccaaactttttttaaataatataattattatcaagtGTTTGATATATTTGTTGATTCGTTCTtactttattaatatcaattaattttaaaatcacaacctgatttaaattattgcatttattattactattattggtggtatgatttaaattatttttaatggtgatatgatgatttaaattatttttaatgattataaGTATTGAACAATCGAATGcaattcttttatttctttttgttaATTGTGTCATTACTATTTTCTGTAATTGAAGGTTttgattattgtttttataattaataccATTACATTAATCTTGAAGTTGGTTGAatgtaatatttaaattattaacatcCAAGCCATGATCGCTTAGAAGGGCTTGTATTAACCCGTTGGCACGAATAGCCCGGACAGCAGGACAGcccttaaaaaaaattttaaaaaaaaaagggctGGTttcaagattttttt comes from Dictyostelium discoideum AX4 chromosome 2 chromosome, whole genome shotgun sequence and encodes:
- a CDS encoding hypothetical protein (Similar to Dictyostelium discoideum (Slime mold). hypothetical 97.7 kDa protein) → MTQLTKRNKRIAFDCSILIIIKNNLNHHITIKNNLNHTTNNSNNKCNNLNQVVILKLIDINKFGEIYLSGIKFYFILEYIIIRIIYSIDIGGHNISTYKYRNYFNNSNISNSDENNNHQQNISNCCPMPSTAEKIEMNCSDIILVDHWIPDTCKSIKFTYFDQQLTRNIIGNSLTSINFSNEFNQSLSDTKGEPWLPRTLKSLTFGKSFQHSIHRDEMPPSLTTLIFIPVYKGVIQYGSIPKSVTTLHYSLFFKEHDIYKFDLTSVPGGTTSLEFDFYYNGTIEKGMIPHYVTSLKFRMGDYKLEPNSLPISIKTLGLGRNRTIFTQKVFPPTITNLSIVTFSDIGILPKTIEKLKIIGSNNFTQLDSHSFHIFENLKSLELNAIGVDLTGVEFSPTIIKLTLTVL